The DNA sequence ACAACATCGCGGATCGGTACCGGGGCGGTCACACCACGGTCACACGGCGACCGTCAGCGCGCCCGGCACGCCGGTGAACTCCACCTCGGTGCACGCGCCGAGCAAGTCGCCGTCCACCTGCAGGTTGACGGCTTCCGGACTCGTCACCCGGACGAACTCGACGTCGTCGCGCCGGAGCAGGTTCCCGCCTTTGGGGTTCCCATCCGTGGCCAAGAGATGCGCGACATAGCGAAGAACCGTGGGCAATCCCATCCCGTGCAGCGCGAACAGGCCGAGACCGCCGTCGAACGACGTGCTCGGGTTGAGCCGGATCGCCTTGTCGCCGAGGTAGGTCCACGGGTCGGTGTTGGAGATGAACGCCAGCCGGACGTCCTCGAACGGCGGCTCGTCCGGGATGTGCACGGTGAGCGTCGGCGGCTGCCTCCGCTGGGTGAAGTAGCTGGTCAGCGCGGTGCGCGCGTAGAGGGCGGGTGACGCCTGGCGGCCCTTCGCGCGTTGCTGCTCCACGGCCGCGACCACGTCGGCGTCCCAGCCGACGCCCGCGTTGAAGGTGAACCAGCGGTCGTGGTCGAGCCCCGCGCCGGTGGCCGCGACGTGACCGACGCTGACCTTGCGGCTGGTGCCGTGCTCGATGGCCTGCAGCAGCCGGTAGGTCGCCTCGACGGGGTCGCGGGGCAGGCCGAGCGCGCCCGCGAACACGTTCGCCGACCCGCCGGGCACGACGCCGAGCATGGGCAGGCCGGGCCGCGCGCCCTCGCGCAGCACGCCGTTGACCACCTCGTTCACCGTGCCGTCGCCGCCGTGGGCCACGACCAGGTCGTAGCCGTCCACGACGGCCTGCGCGGCGGCGTCCGCCGCGTGGCCGCGGTAGTCCGTCTCGACGATGTCGAGCTTCACATCGCTGGCCAGTGCGTGCGCGAGCACGTCCCGACCGGCAGGCGTGGTTGCCGTTGCCTGCGGGTTGACCACCAGAAGTGCGCGCACCCTTGCAGAGTAAGACAGCGCGTGACCTCGGACAGGTTGCGTGTCACCCGGTAGGCGGGTCAGACGCGCACGAAAGTGGCCGATGTCTCCTTTCCGTGTCGCGTTTCCGCGTCGTCCTGCGTCTCGCGACAAGTGCACCCCGACCCGACCGCCGGCTCGCCGAAGAGACTGCTGTGATCATCGCTCCTGGGGCGGTCGAACGGGACACGCCAACCGGGTGGCCTACGATGCGTGACGAGTACTCACGGTGAGGAAAGGTCCAGCGTGTCGACCCAGAGCAAGGTCCCCCCGGCGGTCCGGGCCGCGGGCGCGCTGACCGCGTTGCAGGGCCTGGCCGGGCTGGCCTTCGCGGTCGCGCTGGTGGTGCGGTCGTTCAGCGCGGACGAGTCCGGCGAGGTGCTCGGCGAGGCCGCCTACTTCGCGGTGCTGTCGGCCGGCGTGCTCGCCGCCGGGGCCGGCCTCGTGCTCGGCAGGCACTGGGGGCGCACGCCCGCCATCGTCGTGCAGCTCCTCCTGCTGGGAGTCGCCTGGTACATGTACGGGCCGTCCGGCCGGCAGCTGTGGGGGGCGCTGCTCGGCGGGTACGTCGTGATCACGCTCGTGCTGCTGTTCACCAACCCGGTGCGCCGGTGGGCCCTCGGCGTGGATGAGGACGAAGCGGACGCATAGGGCATCCGGGTCGTTGAGGGCCAATCGGCCGCCGACCATCGTCTGGGTGCTCGCCGACTAACGGCGGGTGGTCGCCGTCACCGGAACAGGTGACGCTGTGCGTGGTGAATTCACCACTCCCTGCGTTCGTTGAGGTGACAACTCCATGCGACTCAATCGCGCCCTGTCCGCGGTGGTCGGAGCCACTACCGCACTGCTGTCCGCGTTCGCGCTGACCACGCTCGCGCCGACCGCGTCGGCCCAGGACACCGGTGGTGTCCAGCCGTACATCATCGGCGGCGGCACGGCGACCGACGCCCCCTGGGCGGCCCGCCTGTTCCGCAACGGCCAGCAGAACTGCTCGGCCACGATCATCGCGCCCACGTGGGTCCTGACCGCCCAGCACTGCGTGGCGAGCTCGGGCACCTACACGTTCCGCATCGGCAGCCTCGACCAGACCAGCGGCGGCACCATGGCCACCGCCACCCAGATCATCCAGCACCCGTCGGTGGACCTCGCGCTGGCGCGGCTGGACCGGTCGGTCGCGGCCACGTACGCGCCGCTGGGCACCACCACCGCCGTGCAGGTCGGCCAGACCGTGCAGCTCTACGGCTGGGGCGCCACGTGCACCAACCAGCCCGAGATCAACTGCCAGGCCCGCTACCTCAAGTACGCCAACACCCGGGTGACCTCGGTCAACGGGCGTGACTACCGGGGTGGCATCGCGATCTCGGTGAGCCGGATCGACGGCATCGCCGCGGGCGGCGACTCGGGTGGCCCGATGTTCGCCACCAGCCCGGTCGACGGCCGCCGCTACCAGGTCGGCGTGGCCTCCACCAGCGACCGCTCGTCGCGGTCGAACTACACCGCCGTCACCCGCTACCGCGACTGGATCCGCTCCTACGCCGGAGTGTGACCGAATTCCCCGGCCGAAGGGGCTGGACTCCCTTCCCCTGCGCGCCGCCCCTTCGGCCGGGGCACCACGCCGTGCGATCGGGTCACCCACCAGTCACAATCACCCTGCGTGTTCACAGATGGCGGATGGACACGAACGGAGTAGCCAGATACGGTCTGGCAGGCGTTCACGCCGCTCCGGGTGCAGTCAGGGTGAGGTGCGCAGTGCAGAACCCCCCGAGGTGGGTGTCGACCAACGGTGATGTCGAGCGCCCCAACGTGGCCCGGCTGTACGACTACTACCTGGGCGGCGCGCACAACTTCGCCGTCGACCGCGAGTTCGCCGACCGCTCCATGAGCGAGATCCCGACCGCCGCGATGGTCCAGCACACCCGCTCGTTCCTGCGCCGGGCCGTGCGGCTGTGCGTGGCGCAGGGCATCCGCCAGTTCCTCGACCTCGGCTCCGGCATCCCGACCGCGGGCAACGTGCACGAGGTCGCGCAGCGGGCCGACCCGACGTGCCGCGTGGTGTACGTGGACAACGAGCCCGCCACCGTCGCGCACAGCCGCACCATGCTGCGCGACAACGAGTCCGCCGCCATCGCCGAGGCCGACATCCGGGACGTGGCGGCCGTGCTGGACGCGCCCGAGGTCCGCGCCCTGCTCGACCTGAGCCGGCCGGTCGCGCTGCTGATGGTGGCGATCCTGCCGTACCTGGCCGACGACGACCGCCCGGCCGAGTTGGTCGGCCGCTACCGCGACGCGCTGCCCGACGGCAGCTACCTGGTGCTCAGCCACCTGACCGCGGACGAGCAGCCGGAGCTGGTGCGCAAGGTGGTCGAGGTGGCCGCGGAGACCGACTCGCCGATCGTGGCGCGGTCCAAGGTCGACGTCGAGGCGATGCTCGACGGGTTCGACCTGCTCGAGCCGGGGCTGGTGCTGGCGACGAAGTGGCGTGGCGAGGGCGAGCCGGAGACCGGGGCGGAGGCCGTGACCTACGGCGCGGTCGGCGTGAAGCGGTCGAACCGCTGAGTCGGCCCCGGGTGCAGGGGTGTCCCGGATCGGGCTCGTCCCGGATCACGCGCGACCGGGCGGCCCGTTGAGCAGCCGGGTCTGCTCCTTGAGCACGGCGATCGTGCGGACCACCCAGTCGCCGATGACCTGCTGCTCCTCCGGGGTGTAGCGCGCGCTCAGCTCGTCCATGGCCGCGCTCAGGCCGGCGAACACCCGGCCGAACGCGCCGGGGATGGCGGTGATGACCACGCGCCTGCGGTCGCCGGGGTCGGGTTCGCGCCGCACCAGGCCCGCCCGTTCGAGGCGGTCCGCGACGCCGGTGACGGCGCCGGGCGTCAGGTTGATCTCCTTGGCCAGCTCGCCCGCCGTGAGCGGGCCCTTGCCGGCGATGAGGGCGAGCGCGCGCTGGTCCACGGCCGTCACGCCCAGCCGCGCGCCCACCGCCTCGTGGAACGCGACCACCGCCGTGCTCAGCTCACGCCCGAAGTCCCGTCCGTCCATGCCGTCACTTTACCGAGCCAAATATTTCAGTACACTGAACTAAAATACTTGGCGAGTGAGGGGCGTTCATGTCGGAGTTCGGGCTCGCGCTGGAGGTGCCGCGGTGGGCGGCGCGGTTCTACCTGCGGCACTGGGCGGTGGTCGTCGGGTTGTCGCTGGTCGCGTCCGTGCAGCGGCTCGTGGTGGTGAACCGGGGCGACCACGTGCCGAGCGGGGTGGCGTTCGCGTCGGAGGTCGTGGTGATGGCCGCGCGCGTGCTGCTGGTGGTCGTGATCTGGCGGTTGGCGACCCGGGGCGAACGCTTGCGGTGGGCGGACGCGCGCGCGTTCGCGACGCGGCACTGGCCGAGCCTGGTGTGGCAGTGCGTGCTGCTCGCGGTGGCGTTCCTGGTGTTCGACGTCGTCGCGGAGCAGGTGGTCGGCGGGCTGCTGCCCGAGTCGGCCCGGCAGGCCTACCTGGCCGTGCTGCTGTTCGTGAAGAACCCGACCGTGATCGCGTTCACGTTCGTCTGGTGGGTGGGGCTGATCCGGCAGGTCGCCGTCAGTCGCCCCGTGCCAGTCCGGTGAGCGCGTCGTCGGTGAGGCGGAAGACGGTCCACTCGTCCATCGGGACCGCGCCCAGCGACTTGTAGAAGCCGATCGCGGGGGCGTTCCAGTCGAGCACCCACCACTCCAACCGCGCGTAGCCGCGGGCCGCGCACTCGTCCGCCAGCGCCTTCAGCAGCGCCCGGCCGAGACCGCTCTTGCGCTGCGCCGGCTGGACGTACAGGTCCTCCAGGTAGATGCCGTGCGTGCCGCGCCACGTGGAGAAGTTGAGGAACCACAAGGCCATGCCGACGACCCGACCGTCCACTTCGGCCACGTGGCCGAACAGGGCGGGCGAGGGGCGGAACAGCGCGTCGTGCAGCTGCTCGGCGGTCAGCCGGCACTCGTGCCGGGCGCGTTCGTACTCGGCCAGCTCCTCGACCAGACCGACGACGGCGGGCACGTCCTCCGGGCGGACGCGGCGGATGCGCGGATCAGTCAACGTCGACCTCCCAGGCGGGCACGTTCAACCGGCGCACCTGCGGGTCGCCGCGCTCGTCGCCGAGCACCGTCGTGCCGGCCGGGTCCAGTCCGAAGTGGACACCCTCGCTCGGCGGCAGGCCGAGCCAGGTGGCGATGAGCACGCGGCTGAAGTGCCCGTGCCCGACCAGCACCACGTCACCGCCGGCCAACGCCTGCCGGACCCGCTCCAGCACCTTGGTGGCGCGCGCGTGCACCTGGTCGTGCGTCTCACCGTCGGGCACGGCGTGGGTCCAGACGGTCCAGCCCGGGTCGGTCTCCCGGATCTGCGGCGTCGTCAGGCCCTCGTAGGCGCCGTAGTCCCACTCGGCGAGGTCCTCGGTGCGCTCGGCGTCGTGCAGCCCGGCCAGCTCGGCCGTGCGCCAGGCGCGCTGCCGCGGGCTCGACAGCACCAGCGCCGCCGGCCGGTCCGTGGCCCGCAACCGCGCCAGCACCGCACCCGCCCGCCGGGCCTGCTGCACCCCGGCGTCGGTCAGGGGCACGTCGGTCGCGCCGGTGTGCCGCCCGCTCTCGGACCACTCGGTTTGCCCGTGCCGGAGCAGGTAGACGTGTGAGGTCACGGCTCGCAGCTTACGGACGGCGCCGGGCCGGCGGCCGGTGGCACCCCGAACGCAGCGGCGCCGGGCCGCGCCCGCGCGACCCGGGCCGGTCGGTCGGCGGCGCCACGGCGGGGCGAGCCCGTCCCCGGTCGGGTGACGCGGGTACCGCGCTTGGTGAGGATCCGTCGGATGAACCGCTCGTTCCGGCAACGCTCCGCGCACGGTCGGCCCATTCCGGGCCGGCGCCGGACGTTCGACTGCGTGCGGGACTGAGCCCGGATCGGGGTGACGTGCGACGGCGCCGGCCGGTGGGAATGCCCACCGGCCGGCGCCGCGTTGGAGCAGGTGATCAGGCCGCGGCCTTGGTCTCCCAGAAGATCTTGTCGATCTGGGCGATCAGGTCGAGCAGCTCCTGGCCCTTGGCGGGGTCCATGGAACCCTTCGCGCCGGACGCGCCGGCCGCCTTGGTGGCCCGGTTGAACAAGTCGTGCAGCTCCGGGTACTTCTCGAAGTGCGGCGGCTTGAAGTAGTCGGTCCACAGCACCCACAGGTGGTGCTTGACGAGCTCGCTGCGCTGCTCCTTGATCAGGATGGCGCGGGCGCGGAACTCGGGGTCCTCGTTCGCCTGGTACTTCTCCTGAATCGCCTTGACCGACTCGGCCTCGATCCGGGCCTGGGCCGGGTCGTAAACACCGCACGGGAGGTCGCAGTGCGCGGTGGCCTCCAGGAGCGGGCGGCGGAGTGAACGGATGCGCGACAGAAGTCGCATCTTTCCTCCCTGACAGTGGATGCTCCGACGTGACGAACCCTACTCCGGGGCCTCGGCGCGAGCAGGTGGAGGTGATCGTTGGCACGGCCGGAAGCCAACCCGTTGCCGCTGGTTCGGGTGGTCGGACCCTCGATGGTCCCGACCCTGCGGACGGGGGACGTGGTCCTGGTCCGCTTCGGGAAACCGGCACGCCCGGGTGATCTCGTGCTGGTCAGGTGGGCGGCGCGGCCCGGGCAGCTGTCGGTGAAGCGGGCCGTCCGACCCGACGGCGGCGGCTGGCACGTGGAGGGCGACAACCCGTTCGCCTCCACCGACTCGCGCGCGCTGGGCGCGGCCGAGGTGCTGGGGGTGGTGCGCGCGCGGCTCTGGCCGCGGCCGAGGGTGCTGGGGCGGTCGGCCCCGGGGGGCTGACCGCGGTCGGCTCAGTGGCTCAGCTTCGAGTACCAGGCCACGCACTCGTCGTACGAGGGCAGCAGCCCGGCGTCCCGCGCCTGGTCGAACGACGGCGCGGCGGCGTCCTTCGGCGACAGCAGCGGCGTGATGCCCGCCGGCCACGGCAGGTCCATCGACAACGGGTGGACGGCGTGCTCGGCGGTCGGGTTGAACCCCTCCGAGCACAGGTACGAGGCGACCGTGCCGTCCTCCAGCGCCATCAGGGCGTGCCCCACCCCCTCGGGCAGGTACACGGAGTTGAACACCCCCGCCGACAGCTCCACCGCGTCCCACTCGCCGAACGTGGGCGAGCCGACGCGCAGGTCCACCACGACGTCCAGCATGCGGCCGCGCGGGCAGTGCACGTACTTCGCCTGCCCCGGCGGCGTGTCGGCGTAGTGGATGCCCCGCACCACACCCCGCCTGGACTCGCTGTGGTTGGTCTGGGCGACCCTCAGCGGGTGCCCCACGGCCGCCGTGAACACCGCCTCCTGGTACGGCGCGACGAACAAGCCGCGATCATCGGGGAACACCGAAGGGGTGAACTCGAAAGCGCCGGAAATTTTCAACTCACGCACCTGCATGGGGCACACCCTAAGACCCGCCGGCTCTTGACCGATCCTGCCTGCGGAAACTGACCGGTCGGTGCAGAAAACCGGACGTACGTTCTGTGGCACTACCTCTGACCTGCGGAAAAAGTGTGATCCCCGCCGCAGACAGCGCCCGGCGACGCTGCCATGCTTGCCCGCACACCGCCCCCGAGAGCCGCCCCGCCGACCGCGTGGACGACTCCGCAGACAGGCCCCGTCGACCCGCGTGACAACGCCGGTCCCGGTGCGCCGCAGGTATCGCGCACCGCAGGAGGACTTCCGTGACCGCAGTCAACGACCCAGTGACCACCGAATTGAGCGACGAGGAAATCTTCCGCGCACACGAAGGCGGAAAGCTGGCCGTGGGCGCGACCGCGTCGCTGGCCGACCCGCGCGCGCTCTCCATCGCCTACACGCCGGGCGTGGCCCGGGTCAGCCGGGCCATCGCGGACGACCCGGCCCTGGCCGCCAGGTACACCTGGGCGCACCGCCTGGTCGCCGTGGTCAGCGACGGCACCGCCGTGCTCGGCCTGGGCGACATCGGCCCGAGCGCGTCGCTGCCGGTGATGGAGGGCAAGGCCGCGCTGTTCAAGACCTTCGGCGGTCTCGACTCCATCCCGCTGGTGCTGGACACCACGGACGTGGACGAGATCGTGGAGACCCTGGTCCGGCTGCGCCCGTCGTTCGGCGCGGTCAACCTGGAGGACGTCGCCGCGCCGCGCTGCTTCGAGCTGGAGGCCCGGCTCATCGAGGCGCTGGACGTGCCGGTCATGCACGACGACCAGCACGGCACCGCGGTCGTGGTGCTGGCCGCCCTGCGCGGCGCGAACACCGTGCTGGGCAAGGACGTGGCGAACCAGCGCGCGGTCATCTCCGGCGCGGGCGCGGCCGGTGTGGCGTGCGCGAGGATCCTGCTGGCCGCCGGCATCGGCGAGGTCACCGTGGTCGACTCCCGCGGCATCGTGCACGTCGGCCGGGACGGGCTGAACCCGGTGAAGGCGGAGCTGGCCGAGGTCACCAACGCCAGCGGCCTGCGCGGCGGCATCGCCGAGGCGCTGCGCGGCGCGGACGTGTTCGTCGGCGTCTCCTCGTCGAAGGTGCCCGAGGACCTGATCGCGAGCATGGCCGACGACTCGATCGTGTTCGCCCTGTCCAACCCCGACCCCGAGGTGCACCCGGACGTGGCCCGCCGGCACGCCGCCGTCGTCGCCACCGGGCGCAGCGACTTCCCGAACCAGATCAACAACGTCCTCGCGTTCCCCGGCATCTTCCGCGGCGCGCTGGACGCGGGCGCGAAGAGGATCACCGAGGGCATGAAGCTCGCCGCCGCGGACGCCATCGCCGCGGTCGCCGCCGACGACCTCTCGGCGGACCGGATCGTGCCCAGCGCCCTGGACCCGCGGGTCGGCCCGGAAGTGGCCGCGGCCGTGGCCTTGGCAGCGGCCGAAGACGGAGTAGCCTGACCCCAAGTCGGAGTTGGGAGAGCTCCGGCCGCATCCGTCCGTACCCGTCAACGGGCATCGAAACCGCTAACGAGTTGTTTCGTTAGCCCGTTGAGGGGTGGGCGATGACGCTCCGA is a window from the Saccharothrix saharensis genome containing:
- a CDS encoding NAD(P)-dependent malic enzyme; amino-acid sequence: MTAVNDPVTTELSDEEIFRAHEGGKLAVGATASLADPRALSIAYTPGVARVSRAIADDPALAARYTWAHRLVAVVSDGTAVLGLGDIGPSASLPVMEGKAALFKTFGGLDSIPLVLDTTDVDEIVETLVRLRPSFGAVNLEDVAAPRCFELEARLIEALDVPVMHDDQHGTAVVVLAALRGANTVLGKDVANQRAVISGAGAAGVACARILLAAGIGEVTVVDSRGIVHVGRDGLNPVKAELAEVTNASGLRGGIAEALRGADVFVGVSSSKVPEDLIASMADDSIVFALSNPDPEVHPDVARRHAAVVATGRSDFPNQINNVLAFPGIFRGALDAGAKRITEGMKLAAADAIAAVAADDLSADRIVPSALDPRVGPEVAAAVALAAAEDGVA
- a CDS encoding S24/S26 family peptidase, translated to MARPEANPLPLVRVVGPSMVPTLRTGDVVLVRFGKPARPGDLVLVRWAARPGQLSVKRAVRPDGGGWHVEGDNPFASTDSRALGAAEVLGVVRARLWPRPRVLGRSAPGG
- a CDS encoding GNAT family N-acetyltransferase; amino-acid sequence: MTDPRIRRVRPEDVPAVVGLVEELAEYERARHECRLTAEQLHDALFRPSPALFGHVAEVDGRVVGMALWFLNFSTWRGTHGIYLEDLYVQPAQRKSGLGRALLKALADECAARGYARLEWWVLDWNAPAIGFYKSLGAVPMDEWTVFRLTDDALTGLARGD
- a CDS encoding dTDP-4-dehydrorhamnose 3,5-epimerase family protein, with the protein product MQVRELKISGAFEFTPSVFPDDRGLFVAPYQEAVFTAAVGHPLRVAQTNHSESRRGVVRGIHYADTPPGQAKYVHCPRGRMLDVVVDLRVGSPTFGEWDAVELSAGVFNSVYLPEGVGHALMALEDGTVASYLCSEGFNPTAEHAVHPLSMDLPWPAGITPLLSPKDAAAPSFDQARDAGLLPSYDECVAWYSKLSH
- a CDS encoding MarR family transcriptional regulator; translation: MDGRDFGRELSTAVVAFHEAVGARLGVTAVDQRALALIAGKGPLTAGELAKEINLTPGAVTGVADRLERAGLVRREPDPGDRRRVVITAIPGAFGRVFAGLSAAMDELSARYTPEEQQVIGDWVVRTIAVLKEQTRLLNGPPGRA
- a CDS encoding histidine phosphatase family protein → MTSHVYLLRHGQTEWSESGRHTGATDVPLTDAGVQQARRAGAVLARLRATDRPAALVLSSPRQRAWRTAELAGLHDAERTEDLAEWDYGAYEGLTTPQIRETDPGWTVWTHAVPDGETHDQVHARATKVLERVRQALAGGDVVLVGHGHFSRVLIATWLGLPPSEGVHFGLDPAGTTVLGDERGDPQVRRLNVPAWEVDVD
- a CDS encoding diacylglycerol/lipid kinase family protein gives rise to the protein MRALLVVNPQATATTPAGRDVLAHALASDVKLDIVETDYRGHAADAAAQAVVDGYDLVVAHGGDGTVNEVVNGVLREGARPGLPMLGVVPGGSANVFAGALGLPRDPVEATYRLLQAIEHGTSRKVSVGHVAATGAGLDHDRWFTFNAGVGWDADVVAAVEQQRAKGRQASPALYARTALTSYFTQRRQPPTLTVHIPDEPPFEDVRLAFISNTDPWTYLGDKAIRLNPSTSFDGGLGLFALHGMGLPTVLRYVAHLLATDGNPKGGNLLRRDDVEFVRVTSPEAVNLQVDGDLLGACTEVEFTGVPGALTVAV
- a CDS encoding S1 family peptidase; this encodes MRLNRALSAVVGATTALLSAFALTTLAPTASAQDTGGVQPYIIGGGTATDAPWAARLFRNGQQNCSATIIAPTWVLTAQHCVASSGTYTFRIGSLDQTSGGTMATATQIIQHPSVDLALARLDRSVAATYAPLGTTTAVQVGQTVQLYGWGATCTNQPEINCQARYLKYANTRVTSVNGRDYRGGIAISVSRIDGIAAGGDSGGPMFATSPVDGRRYQVGVASTSDRSSRSNYTAVTRYRDWIRSYAGV
- a CDS encoding SAM-dependent methyltransferase yields the protein MQNPPRWVSTNGDVERPNVARLYDYYLGGAHNFAVDREFADRSMSEIPTAAMVQHTRSFLRRAVRLCVAQGIRQFLDLGSGIPTAGNVHEVAQRADPTCRVVYVDNEPATVAHSRTMLRDNESAAIAEADIRDVAAVLDAPEVRALLDLSRPVALLMVAILPYLADDDRPAELVGRYRDALPDGSYLVLSHLTADEQPELVRKVVEVAAETDSPIVARSKVDVEAMLDGFDLLEPGLVLATKWRGEGEPETGAEAVTYGAVGVKRSNR
- the sodN gene encoding superoxide dismutase, Ni, translating into MRLLSRIRSLRRPLLEATAHCDLPCGVYDPAQARIEAESVKAIQEKYQANEDPEFRARAILIKEQRSELVKHHLWVLWTDYFKPPHFEKYPELHDLFNRATKAAGASGAKGSMDPAKGQELLDLIAQIDKIFWETKAAA